The Chitinispirillales bacterium ANBcel5 genome includes the window GGACGGTCGTCTATACCGCTTCGCCGGGGAAGGATTGCGCCCGATGCCACAAAGCCGATCAGATTTTCCCGTTGCAGCATACCCCTTAACGCGTCGGCGTCCTCCGCTGTTTCCACATGCCGATACACCGCCCCGGAGTTAAGGTTGCGGAAAAGAACTGCATAGAGAATACGGGGCAGCTGATCCATAATCATCTTTTGGGCAAGCTGTCCGTCAATAGTTCTTCCGAAAGCCGGCAGACCCAGCGTGATGCGCAGCTCGACCTCCCGATCATTTATCCAGGCGGAGCTTCGTTCCAAAATTTCCTGACCGGGGCTGTCGATACCGATTCGACCGCTCTTGCCGGCGCTTTTATTGTGGGCGGTGATTGTATGGGCGGCTTCGCTGAATCGCCGGGTCAGAAAGTCACGCAGGGCGATCTCCCGACTACGCCCCGCAAACGTATCTGCGGGAAAACCGGCGTGTTTTTGGGGAATAACTGCCCGGATTCTGCTTGGGGCGGCAAAGGGATCGCCCTGAACATGGTCGATAAAAAGAGTGTAGAAATCGGCCCGGTAGGACCCGGTGATACTCTTGTAGGCTTTATACCCTTTGCGGTCGATTCTTTGTAATGTCTTCTGCAGATCGGTAATGGTGTTCATAATAATTTCCCCGATTATGTTCCTGTTATATTCTCAGTTCAGCCTGGTACTATCGGATAATATACAAATCATGAACGGGGGGTGTCATAAGTCCTGGGGGGAAACCATGAAAAATTTCACTAAACCATAGTTTCTGGAGACCAGGCTTTTATAAAGCGGACGGTTAATTCCCTCTTAGTAAGCATTTTTGAAGCCAAAAAGCTTCCGTTTTAAGACCTCTTTTGGGTCTTTTTTTAATTAAGTTTTGCCACCAATTTAGCTGAAGAAGTCATATCAATAACTGAAGCATACTTCTCACTACAAACCGATTGGTTTGGGATCTAATTTTCAGCGATTCGAGGATAGAAGGGTGTAAAAAGAGGAAAAAGTGGAACCTAAAACGCTGATAGCCATTCGGGCAACAGCACCGATTCTAAGAGCATGGGTTCTGGTAAAAAAAACGGGAGGTAGCTGAAACTTTTCATTCTGGCATGGAGAGTATACTGAATTGAATCAGACGATTACAGGTTATAAGACTCACTCTTAAGTTGTGCATACGTATCATGGCAATCAGAGTTCGGTCTTCACCGGTTAAAAGCAAAGGATACGTGAAAAGAGTACATACAGAGAGCGGTGTAGAATTTTTTGCTGTGGGGTGAAGTCGCGGGTGTCCCCACAGTTATAATTCCCAATTCTTATCTCACCTTGTTTTCCGTTGCATTGCACCGTATATCCGTGAGCAGTGCGATAAATATATAACTTCATTTCATCAAAAACATCCTTTTGTGCATGAACTCGTTACCGGCAGTAAGTTTGACAAAATATACCCCGCTGGCAAGCCTGCTTCCGTCAAATGAAATGGAAGAAACACCTTTTCGCGCTACCTTTCTACTTTTTAGTGTTTTTACCAGTTCCCCATTCAGTGCATATACGTTCAGTTCATAGTCTGTATGCTTTGGTACGTTATAGGAAATCGTTGTAGTTGAATAGAAGGAGCTTGGATAAATAGCTAAATGGAGTGATGATGCTGTTGTATTCTGGAGATGAGTCATGGTGGTGGAAGGGACTTCGGTGACAATAACGAAATACATCAACGATGTTGTGGTGCCGTCGTTGGAGTTAATGCCCAGGCTAATTTGCTCGTTTTCTGATACAGTCTTTTGGTACACTGATAGTGTTCTTTGCGTTGTTGCATCTTCCTGAACAGTCACCACCATATCAGTCAGATCATACTCTGAAAGCCAGTCGGGCTTTTCTTCAACTCTGTCTGAGTGTGCGATGTAGATACTTACTTCTTCTTTGGCACTAAACTCAGCATATTCGGAAAGAGACGTATTGGATCGTGAATTCATTGCGGTTTGTATCCATTCTTCACCAGCTAAGGCATCTGGTACATCTGCAAATGTAAAGTCTCTGTCACCAAAAACAGTTTGCCCGTTCTGGATACCGGATCTGATGTTCCAGTTGGCTCCGTGACTCACTTCATAAATTAGGAGATTTTCTATCTTTTCCCCATCACCTTTTTCAATCTCGGTGACAGGAGGATCCTCAGGAGAAACTACGAAAGGAGGAGGAAGAACAGATCCAATACCTCCACCAGGTGGCGGACGGTTCTGGACATCAATACTGCTACCACGGGTATTGCTTCCCGATATGGAGGTGTTACTTCGGTTTTCCCAGACATACCCGCTTAGCACCCGGTTATTTGGAACATTTTCAATCCAGATACCGATATTGGAACAACCTGTAATTTCTACATAGTTAATTGTTACTCCATCGGTTCTTGTTAAACTGAAAAAGCCTCTTCCGCACTCGGTCGCAATCAATGTATCGACAGTTATATTAGGTCCGCTACCGTTGGGTGTTCTAAACCCGGCATAGCCACCACCGTAATCGGCTCTGAAAGCATTGATGTACCCTATTTCGGCATTTCTTGTTTCATTGAGAATCAAACCACAATAGTTGGTGTGTCGCGAATAAAACCTTTCTACCACCATACTATCAATACCATAGGTCTCAAAACCGTGTCCTCTGGTTCCCTGAATTTCAAAAACTCCGGTTACTCTAAGGTTGGTTGTTCTGACCAGGTTGCTGTAACGATCATTGTCAATTCTTACTCCACCGGCGGTGTTTCCGCTAAAAATCATGGAAATATTGTGAAGGTGGACATAAGAACAGCCGTGAAAAGAGATTGCAGAGTTAGGAGCCCCTGTCATTCTCAGGTTTCTTATAGTAATTCCATTGGTATGCCTTGCGCTAAAACCCCTTGTTGCGTTAATCTCATTGCCATGGAAATCAAATGTTTGATTTGCTCTGGGGTTTATTGTTCCTGTGAGATTTCCGGAGTTTCTAATATTGATTGTTCCGTTATCGATTCTTCTTACTGCCGCATCAATTGCATCGGCAAGACTGTTCCCTGAATAGTGACTGTTTTCCTCTATTGTCGTTGTCCAGGTGTCTCCTGAGCGGGAGACCTCTGCGGTCTGAGCCGCACTTATGCCTGGGTTGAAGACAATAATCAGCAGTAAAAAAACCAGTGTGCTTTCTATAAAACGGCTACTGAATCTGTGCATTTTAGGTCTCCCATCATTGATTGCTCTTACAAATGTTACTGTCTTTTGATGCTTCTTCAGGTCCTGTTATGAGAAGCTCTCTAAGAATACTAACCATAAGATAAGCAAAAAAAATCGAGGAATAACAGAAAAGAGACTAAATGCTACTACACATATTATTGAAAAAAGAGGTAAAAAGATCTTTGTTATAACAGATATCACATAATCGGGTCATTTTTTCACTACACAAAAACTTTGGTGCGTAGAAAAGATTACAGATAGTCAGGGTGTTAGCAGTATCTGGTGGATTGCAAAAAGGATTGATACGTACTATTGAGTTCGGCCGATTTCAGGAGACATCCTTGCATTGGCGACATAATACATCTTCATTAGGTTGTTATACTCTCTTTTAGAAAGAATAACTGATAGAAAGAGTGGAGTGCATAGGAAAAAGCTAAGAGAGTGAAATAAACGCAGAGGGCGCAGAGAACGCCCGTTCTCCGTAGCAGACTACTGCGAAGGGTGAACAGAGTTAAAGGCGCAGTGAGGGAAAAGAAGGAAAGGGCTCAAACGAGCCTGAAGGACATTGTGCCCGAATGGGTACAACCGGTGCCGTCCGCGGCAGGCGCCCGGGATATCTCTATTCCTTAACTCACCACAGGTCTGCGCTTTAAATTTTTAGGGCTCATAATTGAATCAATTATTTTACCTGTTTAAGATCTATTTTGGACAGCAATGACTCGCTGTATAATACCTACGATTTTCAGTGTTTGGTGAAACACTACTCTTTAAAGGCACGCAAAAAACACAATGCTACAAAATATCACAAAAATTCAGGAGAAGGCATCGCGATGAAAAATCAATTACTTTGTATGTTACTGACACTTACATCAGTTATCTATGCCCACAATGATTCAATTGATGTAAAAGATTTACCAAAAATTGAATTGAGAAATGACCGATTGGATATGTCCGGTTTTTGTCCAAATACTGGAAGGTTTCATACCAGTATAATTAACCGACACTACTATTGCATAGGGGATACCAGAAATAAACGGGTTAATTATTTTGCCACAAATTTAGCTGAGGAACTCAAGCCAGTTCCCGAAGCATACTCCACATTACAAACCTATAAAACCAATAGAATATTGGAACTTTCTTTAGGGGTGACTGGTTTAGCAGTCGGAATAACCGGATTGGCGATAGAGCTGAATGCTCCAAAGGATGAGAATGGAGACATCCCGCTTCCAAATTTCACTGTCCCAATAATTGGCTTGGGAATAGCCCTTACTTCCTGGATACCTCGAATTATTTATCGGGGGAAGGTTGAAGAATCGGTGTCTATTTATAATTCAGCAATAAGTGATAGTGATTGATTAGTTCGAAATTACTTTTTATACCGTGGGCGTAAGGGGTAAAATAGACGGCCCCGATTAGAGTAGGATAAACATTATAATGCTAATCTATCTGCACCGGTCAAAAAATAATAGCGACGGAGTGATCCTGTGATAAAGAATACGTATCGAAAAAATAGGCTTGTTTTAGTGGTGATCTTTTTTTTAAGTATAAGGTCCGTAAGTAGTAGTACTGATAAGGAGCTACGTTTATACACCAAAACAGATTTATCAGAAATAAACCTTCAAATCTATGATGGTGATGATTTTAAATTTTTATACCCACCTAATGCTGTGTTAGAGATAACCGGAGATAAAATAGTTATTCTGGGGCCAGGGGATATTCAAAACAAAAACATAAATTCATATACCTTTTATATAAAGACATATGATAACCCCGGGAATCTGTCCGCAAAACAGTGGGCAACACAAAAAAATATTGAACAGTGGCAATTAGCAATTGAAAAAGGAATGCCTGTTGGTGGAATTCCAGTAAATGATGGAAAACTAATGGAGGAAAAAACAAGTATTGCCAAAATTTCAGGTGAAAAAGCTTTTAGAATACACTATTATGCTTTCGATAGTCATAGAATAGCATTTTATATTGATAAAAATCAGAAGCTATATGAATTGAGTTATACTGGTTATCCCATTGAAAATTCATATACAGCACCATATAAGATTGATGTTTATAGCTTTATACTGAATTCTTTTCTATTTAAGTAATAGAGCTTTCCTTTCTTTATTGTTGGAACCATGCACAGGATTATCAGTTAAACAGTCCACTACAATCCATATTTTAAGAACCTAAGTATCACAGTGGTTGTTAGACTCATTTGTTTCTTTAGAAATTCTTCCAGGTTTTCTTCTTGTCTTTGGATGAATATTTAGCCGGTGCGTTTAGTACGTTTGGGGGTATAATCCTTAGGCTTGTTTGCAATGCACTGCTGTGAGAGAGCGCTTATGGTGGTGGCAAGATGAATTTGGTTCGAACTTCAAGAGTTAGACACCCACAGCCCACCATAAGCAATGTAAGACCAAACCGTACACAATTTATTCGGCAATAAATCGAAAGCAATAAGATCATGGCAGAGAGCTGATGTATATTATCACACCAGTTTGCGTTACTGTTCGGGGGGCCTTCCCCTTAAGAAGCCAAAATTTTAATCAAAGAGAGTAGATGGTATGAGCCACATTAATTGGAATATTAACCCCGAAATCGTGAATATATTTGGTATTTCAATCAGGTACTACGGAGTGTTGTTTGGTGCCGGAGTATTACTTTGCCTCTATATCTTACGATGGATTTTTGAAAACGAAAACATACCATCTGAGAAAGGCGAAAAGCTCCCTCTTTATCTGATGATTGGGGCTTTGGCAGGGGCGAGACTGGGACATACGCTCTTCTATCAGGCCTCTTATTACCTGAGCAACCCTTTGGAGATATTTCTTCCCATTCAAAGAACCATTGAGGGGGGGTATAGGTTTTCGGGCTTTCAGGGATTGGCAAGTCATGGTGGTGCGATAGGGTTAATCATTGCCTTTATTATTTATTCCAAAAAGGCGAAGCTGCCGATGGTCAGGACAATGGATTTGATCGCGATTGTCGCGCCTCTGGGCGCGTTTTTTGTCAGACTTGGTAACCTGATGAATTCTGAAATAGTTGGACTGCCAACCTCTGTGCCCTGGGCATTTGTTTTCCAGCGTAACGATTCTATACCACGACATCCGGCCCAGCTCTATGAAGCAACAGCGTATCTGTTTACCTTTTTAGTGTTGTTGTTTTTGTACAAGGCAAAAAAACATACTTTGAAAAACGGATTCTATTTCGGGTTATCGATGATAATGATTTTCATAGCACGATTCTTTATTGAATTTGTTAAAGAGCGCCACGTTGCCTTTGAAGAACATCTGGCTCTTAGCATGGGGCAATTACTCAGTATTCCATTTGTTTTGTTGGGAATTGGATTTATAGTCTTTGGATATTTCGGGGATAAAAAACTATTGAGTTCAAAAGGTGATGGGTTAAAGGAAGGTTAACCCATGACTGATTAAGGATAATAAGAAGGATTTTATGGGGCTAAAGGCGATAGATTGGGTCACCCCCGGGCGTCAATGGTGAAAGCGTGGGAGAACCCGTTTGGGGGGACCCTTGGGCTTTAATCGCGGGAGGGGAGAAAATTTGGAATTTGGAATTTGGAATTTGGAATGAAAGAATGAAAGAATGTATCGACGCCTCAGCTGTGTATTATGGACAATGCCCTGAGCAATTCCTCGAGCATGCACTTAACAGTTCCTCGAGCGGAGTCGAGAGGCGTAACGGTTCAAATATATGATGAAGAAAATAGTAACCACCCATTTCCCCCTTTTTCCTGCTCAACGCTCATAGCTATTAAAACCCAAACCTCCCACTCTACCACCGAAGCAAGCCCTGAACAGGGCGGTTTCCATTAAAAGCCCAGGGCAATCGCCCTGGGAAAAACAACACCGTGGACCAAGGAGCCCTGAAGGGGCGACCTCTATGGAAAATTGGAGAATGTGGAATGTGGTAATGCAGGATTTTTTGAGCTCCATCACGCCGTCTCGCTGTTCTCTCTTAAGACCTCATCCCGGCCGTTGGCCACCTTTCTCCCACAGGGAGAAGGCCACACACAACATGGTATCTAGAGTGAGATGATTAACATATGTGTTACATTTATCTATGTAGGAAATAAATAACAGGATTTTTATGGGGCTAAAGGTGATTGATTGGGTCACCCCCGGGCGTCAATGGTGAAAGCGTGTAGGGACCCGCTTGGGGCGACCCTTGGGCTATCATCACGGGAGGAAGGGGGAATGGGATTTTATAGAGACCAGGCCTTAAAAGACCTGGCTATAAACCTGTGCAGAGCGAAGCCGAAGTATGGACTGCCCTTACAGGGCAGGGACTCCATAGCAGTGACATCATTTTAGGCATTGTGGCAATATCTTACAGTTGGTTCTACAGGGGGGGGGCTCATCCCGGCCGTTGGCCTGAGCTGCAGTTCCTCGAGATACTATGATAAAAAGGTAGGATGTAAGGAGCACCTCTTTTTACTTTGGAATGAAGAAACATTGACTTTTATTCAAACCATTTCATCGGAGGTGCTCTATGACTGTATATAATAAATGTGCAGACTTTAAGGGTGAAAATTTTTATGGTGGTATTGATACTCACAAAAGAAACTGGAAATTTACTGTGCGTACGCGGAGTCGAGAGCAGTTCCCCGAGATTTGAGGATAGTAAGAAGGATTTTATGGGGCCAAGCCTCCTACGCGGGAGCTACGGAGGCCAGGGCGACAACATAAAGACTAATGAACAAGTACTAATTAAAGATTAGGAAATACAATTTCCCCATTTTCCCGCTCAACGCTCACAGCTCATAGCTCATAGCTATTTAAAGCGTGAAGGGACCCGTTTGGGGGGACCCCTGGGCTTTAATCGCGGGAAGGAAGGGAATTGGAATACCATTCCTGCTATAGATCTAAATCTTTTACGATCTTCCATACTACTAATGTATACGAGAAAAAGTCGATCGTTTGATCTTGATCTTTTTCATAAGCGCTGAAAGCGCGCAATATAATAGCCCGGGGTAAGCCAGTCTTCTGGCGCAGCCCCGGGTGCTGGCGCGAAAAAAGATCCCAAGCGCTGAAAGCGCGGGATAATCGTTGATGTTATCGGGATTTGTGGGAAAAAGAGATTTTATGGGGCTAAAGGCGATAGATTGGGTCACCCCCGGGCGTCAATGGTGAAAGCGTGAAGGGACCCGTTTGGGGGGACCCTTGGGCTTTAATCGCGGGGAGGAAGGGAACCGGAATACCATTCCTGCTATATAACCATATCTTTTACGATCTTCCATACTACTAATGTATACGAGAGAAAGTCGATCGTATGATCTTGATCTTTTTCATAAGCGCTGAAAGCGCGCAATATAAT containing:
- a CDS encoding T9SS type A sorting domain-containing protein; the protein is MHRFSSRFIESTLVFLLLIIVFNPGISAAQTAEVSRSGDTWTTTIEENSHYSGNSLADAIDAAVRRIDNGTINIRNSGNLTGTINPRANQTFDFHGNEINATRGFSARHTNGITIRNLRMTGAPNSAISFHGCSYVHLHNISMIFSGNTAGGVRIDNDRYSNLVRTTNLRVTGVFEIQGTRGHGFETYGIDSMVVERFYSRHTNYCGLILNETRNAEIGYINAFRADYGGGYAGFRTPNGSGPNITVDTLIATECGRGFFSLTRTDGVTINYVEITGCSNIGIWIENVPNNRVLSGYVWENRSNTSISGSNTRGSSIDVQNRPPPGGGIGSVLPPPFVVSPEDPPVTEIEKGDGEKIENLLIYEVSHGANWNIRSGIQNGQTVFGDRDFTFADVPDALAGEEWIQTAMNSRSNTSLSEYAEFSAKEEVSIYIAHSDRVEEKPDWLSEYDLTDMVVTVQEDATTQRTLSVYQKTVSENEQISLGINSNDGTTTSLMYFVIVTEVPSTTMTHLQNTTASSLHLAIYPSSFYSTTTISYNVPKHTDYELNVYALNGELVKTLKSRKVARKGVSSISFDGSRLASGVYFVKLTAGNEFMHKRMFLMK
- the lgt gene encoding prolipoprotein diacylglyceryl transferase; the encoded protein is MSHINWNINPEIVNIFGISIRYYGVLFGAGVLLCLYILRWIFENENIPSEKGEKLPLYLMIGALAGARLGHTLFYQASYYLSNPLEIFLPIQRTIEGGYRFSGFQGLASHGGAIGLIIAFIIYSKKAKLPMVRTMDLIAIVAPLGAFFVRLGNLMNSEIVGLPTSVPWAFVFQRNDSIPRHPAQLYEATAYLFTFLVLLFLYKAKKHTLKNGFYFGLSMIMIFIARFFIEFVKERHVAFEEHLALSMGQLLSIPFVLLGIGFIVFGYFGDKKLLSSKGDGLKEG